One part of the Clostridium thermosuccinogenes genome encodes these proteins:
- a CDS encoding anaerobic ribonucleoside triphosphate reductase, protein MITMIKKRDGREVPFNIEKIANAIFKAATATGGKDYNTALKLAEKTVEYIEKNLDKKIPTVEDIQDAVEKILIESGHARTAKEYILYRAERTRVREMNTRLMKVYEDLTFKEAKDNDTKRENANIDGDTAMGTMLKYGSEGAKQFYEMFILKPEHAAAHKNGDIHIHDLDFLTLTTTCCQIDIIKLFKNGFSTGHGHLREPNDVQSYSALACIAIQSNQNDQHGGQSIPNFDYGIAPGVAKTYSKLYRQNLSKALELMTGNDDMSDLVNDVSKKIADMHGMRPTLSPSEEYANLEREYLMEAIRDEDIIRKAQTFAVQKAHIETDRSTYQAMEAFVHNLNTMHSRAGAQVPFSSINYGTDTSPEGRMVIKNILLATEAGLGNGETPIFPVHIFKVKEGINYNPGDPNYDMFKLACRVSAKRLFPNFSFLDAPFNLKYYKPGHPETEIAYMGCRTRVIGNVYDPSREIIYGRGNLSFTSINLPRIALRSNKNINIFFEELDKKIDLVIDQLLERYEIQARKKVKNFPFLMGQGVWIDSEKLGWEDEVREVLKHGTLTTGFIGLAECLKALTGKHHGESEESQNLGLEIVGYMRKRMDEASKKYNMNFTLIATPAEGLSGRFVRMDRKMFGSIEGVTDRDYYTNGFHVPVYYETSAFDKIRIEAPYHELTNAGHITYVEVDGDPTQNLQAFEKIIRAMKEAGIGYGSINHPVDRDPVCGFTGIIGNTCPSCGREEGDIPFERIRRITGYLVGTLDRFNDAKRAEEHDRVKHMAIAK, encoded by the coding sequence ATGATTACAATGATTAAAAAACGCGACGGAAGAGAAGTACCCTTCAATATTGAGAAGATAGCCAATGCCATATTTAAGGCCGCTACTGCCACCGGAGGCAAAGACTATAACACAGCCCTTAAATTGGCCGAAAAAACAGTAGAGTACATAGAAAAGAATTTGGACAAAAAAATACCCACCGTTGAAGATATTCAGGATGCAGTGGAAAAAATCCTCATAGAATCCGGCCATGCCCGGACTGCAAAGGAATACATCCTTTACAGGGCGGAAAGAACCCGCGTCAGGGAAATGAACACCCGCCTTATGAAGGTATATGAGGATCTGACTTTTAAAGAAGCAAAAGATAACGATACCAAACGTGAAAACGCCAACATAGACGGCGACACGGCCATGGGTACCATGCTCAAATATGGCTCCGAAGGGGCAAAGCAGTTTTATGAGATGTTCATTCTAAAGCCCGAGCATGCAGCCGCACACAAAAATGGTGACATTCACATCCACGACCTGGATTTTCTCACCCTCACCACCACCTGCTGCCAGATCGACATAATTAAGCTATTCAAAAACGGCTTCAGCACCGGGCACGGACACCTGAGAGAACCCAATGATGTTCAAAGCTATTCGGCACTTGCCTGCATAGCCATTCAATCCAACCAGAATGACCAGCACGGCGGCCAGAGCATACCCAATTTTGACTATGGAATAGCTCCCGGCGTTGCCAAAACCTATTCCAAGCTTTACAGGCAGAACCTTTCAAAAGCTCTGGAATTGATGACCGGAAATGACGATATGTCCGACCTGGTAAACGATGTATCCAAAAAGATTGCTGACATGCATGGAATGCGCCCGACCCTGTCGCCCAGTGAGGAATATGCAAATTTAGAGCGGGAATATCTGATGGAAGCCATAAGGGATGAGGATATCATACGCAAAGCTCAGACTTTCGCAGTACAAAAGGCCCATATTGAAACCGACAGGAGCACATACCAAGCGATGGAAGCCTTTGTTCACAACCTGAATACCATGCACAGCAGAGCAGGAGCCCAGGTGCCTTTCAGTTCCATCAACTACGGTACAGATACCTCTCCGGAGGGCAGAATGGTAATTAAAAATATATTGCTGGCAACAGAAGCGGGTCTTGGCAATGGAGAAACTCCGATTTTTCCGGTGCACATATTCAAGGTAAAGGAAGGTATAAATTATAACCCCGGAGATCCCAACTATGACATGTTCAAGCTTGCTTGCAGGGTCAGCGCCAAAAGGCTGTTCCCCAACTTCTCCTTCCTGGATGCGCCCTTCAACCTGAAATACTACAAGCCGGGACATCCTGAAACCGAAATAGCTTACATGGGCTGCAGAACCAGGGTGATAGGAAATGTGTACGATCCTTCCCGCGAAATAATATATGGAAGAGGAAACTTGAGCTTTACCTCCATAAACTTGCCGAGGATTGCCTTAAGAAGCAACAAGAATATAAATATTTTCTTTGAGGAACTGGATAAAAAAATAGATCTGGTGATCGATCAGCTTCTGGAAAGGTACGAAATACAAGCCCGTAAAAAGGTGAAAAACTTCCCCTTCCTCATGGGACAGGGCGTATGGATAGACTCGGAAAAACTGGGATGGGAGGATGAGGTAAGAGAGGTACTAAAGCACGGAACCCTCACCACCGGCTTTATCGGCCTGGCTGAATGCCTGAAGGCACTGACAGGCAAGCATCACGGCGAATCCGAGGAGTCCCAGAACCTTGGCCTTGAGATAGTGGGATATATGCGAAAGCGAATGGACGAAGCCAGCAAAAAATACAACATGAACTTCACACTGATTGCTACCCCCGCCGAAGGGCTTTCCGGCAGATTTGTGAGAATGGACCGCAAAATGTTCGGATCAATTGAAGGTGTCACCGACAGGGATTATTACACCAACGGCTTCCATGTGCCGGTATATTATGAGACCAGCGCCTTTGACAAGATAAGGATTGAAGCTCCCTATCATGAGCTGACCAACGCCGGACACATCACCTATGTGGAGGTGGACGGAGACCCGACTCAAAACCTGCAGGCTTTTGAGAAAATCATCAGAGCCATGAAGGAAGCAGGCATAGGCTATGGCTCCATAAACCACCCCGTAGACCGGGACCCTGTATGCGGCTTCACCGGAATAATAGGCAATACATGTCCATCCTGCGGCAGGGAGGAAGGAGACATCCCCTTTGAGAGGATAAGACGCATTACCGGCTATCTGGTGGGTACCCTAGACAGGTTTAATGACGCAAAAAGAGCTGAGGAGCATGACAGGGTCAAGCATATGGCTATTGCAAAATAA
- a CDS encoding YdbC family protein, with amino-acid sequence MADIKFDIVKSFGVISEGKDGWKKEVNLVSWNGRKPKLDIREWDENHEKMSKGITLTASEVAELKKILAGLDEDSFEE; translated from the coding sequence ATGGCAGACATCAAGTTCGATATTGTGAAAAGCTTCGGAGTTATAAGTGAAGGGAAGGACGGATGGAAGAAGGAAGTAAATCTGGTCAGTTGGAATGGCCGGAAACCTAAGCTGGATATCCGTGAATGGGATGAAAACCATGAAAAGATGAGTAAGGGAATCACCCTTACGGCAAGTGAAGTGGCAGAGCTTAAGAAAATCCTTGCCGGTCTGGATGAAGACAGTTTTGAAGAGTAA
- a CDS encoding TetR/AcrR family transcriptional regulator yields MQYLKDDVKEAIVRSALMEFKSKSYLEASMRTIAKNAGITAGNIYRYFQSKDDLFNYIMDPVWKDVTRIIFDNYEYTEDFFPITEIINSIMYIYKRFNAELFILLNNSKGSKYENVKERLVSLISKRLEDEMAPFFKADNREVKDTFIFNIISNAVVESIYLIMKECGDDYVRVEALTKQMITVFAKDLYHRL; encoded by the coding sequence ATGCAGTATTTGAAGGATGATGTAAAAGAAGCTATAGTCAGATCTGCTTTGATGGAGTTTAAGAGTAAAAGCTATCTTGAGGCATCCATGAGGACGATTGCAAAAAATGCGGGAATTACCGCAGGCAATATATACAGATATTTTCAAAGCAAGGATGACTTGTTTAACTATATAATGGATCCGGTATGGAAGGATGTTACGAGGATCATATTCGATAATTATGAGTATACCGAGGATTTTTTTCCCATAACGGAAATTATCAATTCCATCATGTATATATATAAGAGGTTTAATGCTGAGCTTTTCATACTTCTTAATAACAGCAAGGGCTCAAAATATGAAAATGTCAAGGAAAGGCTTGTAAGCCTGATCTCAAAACGGCTTGAGGACGAAATGGCACCTTTTTTCAAGGCGGACAACAGAGAGGTAAAGGATACATTCATATTTAATATAATTTCTAACGCTGTGGTGGAAAGCATATATTTAATAATGAAGGAGTGTGGTGATGACTATGTAAGAGTTGAAGCTTTGACCAAGCAAATGATAACTGTCTTTGCAAAGGATCTCTATCATAGACTGTAG
- a CDS encoding NAD-dependent protein deacylase codes for MSLDKLKQVIDSSDNIVFFGGAGVSTESNIPDFRSADGLYNEKTKSRYRPEEILSHSFFVSHTGEFYDFYRSKMIYLDAKPNDAHIALAKLEQRGKLKAVITQNIDGLHQMAGSKEVLELHGSVHRNYCMSCGKFYPVEAVVSSKGIPRCTGCNGIIKPDVVLYEESLNSYVLEKSAEYITKAEVLIVGGTSLTVYPAAGLVQYFRGKHLVLINKSPTPYDSQADILIKDRIGETLKKVVS; via the coding sequence ATGAGTTTGGATAAGCTAAAGCAAGTAATAGATAGTTCGGACAATATAGTGTTCTTCGGAGGAGCAGGGGTATCTACCGAAAGCAATATTCCCGATTTCAGGAGTGCCGATGGGCTTTATAATGAAAAGACCAAAAGCCGGTATCGCCCGGAGGAGATATTGTCCCACAGTTTTTTTGTAAGCCATACCGGGGAGTTTTACGACTTTTACAGGAGCAAGATGATTTATCTGGATGCAAAGCCCAATGATGCCCATATTGCCTTGGCAAAGCTGGAGCAAAGGGGGAAGCTGAAGGCTGTGATCACACAGAACATAGATGGCCTTCATCAGATGGCAGGCAGCAAAGAGGTATTGGAGCTGCACGGTTCTGTCCATAGAAATTACTGCATGTCCTGTGGAAAGTTCTATCCGGTAGAGGCTGTCGTCAGCAGCAAAGGAATTCCCCGGTGCACCGGGTGCAACGGAATAATCAAGCCCGATGTAGTTCTGTATGAAGAATCTCTAAATTCCTATGTTTTGGAAAAATCGGCAGAATATATTACCAAGGCTGAAGTGCTGATAGTGGGAGGTACGTCCCTCACGGTTTATCCGGCAGCCGGATTGGTGCAGTATTTTAGAGGAAAGCATCTGGTTCTGATAAATAAGTCTCCCACCCCATATGACAGTCAGGCGGATATTCTCATCAAAGACAGGATAGGGGAGACACTTAAAAAAGTGGTTTCGTGA
- a CDS encoding saccharopine dehydrogenase family protein, producing the protein MGKALIIGAGGVASVVVHKCCQNPDVFEEICIASRTLSKCDALKDKLTGKTSTKIRTAQVDADKTDEVIKLINDFKPDIVINVALPYQDLSIMDACLATGVDYLDTANYEPPDTAKFEYKWQWAYKEKYEKAGIMALLGCGFDPGVTGVFVAYAQKHYFDEIHTIDIVDANAGDHGYPFATNFNPEINIREVTAKGRYYENGEWVETDPLSVKKVYDLPQIGPKNIYLMYHEELESLAKNIKGLKRIRFWMTFSDNYLTHLKVLQNVGMTSIEPINYEGHEIIPLQFLKAVLPDPATLGARTKGKTNIGCIIQGVKDGKPRTYYVYNVCDHEECYREVGSQAISYTTGVPAMIGAMMMLKGIWKKPGVYNVEEFDPDPFMEALNKYGLPWHEDFSPALLD; encoded by the coding sequence ATGGGAAAAGCTTTGATTATTGGTGCTGGCGGCGTTGCAAGTGTTGTTGTTCATAAATGCTGCCAGAACCCAGATGTTTTTGAAGAAATCTGCATAGCCAGCAGGACTTTATCGAAGTGCGATGCTTTAAAAGATAAATTGACCGGAAAAACCAGCACTAAAATCCGTACCGCCCAGGTGGATGCTGATAAAACTGATGAGGTTATCAAACTCATTAATGATTTTAAGCCGGATATTGTGATTAATGTCGCCCTTCCTTATCAGGACTTGTCCATAATGGACGCATGCCTTGCCACCGGGGTTGATTACCTTGATACTGCCAATTATGAGCCACCGGATACGGCTAAGTTTGAATACAAGTGGCAGTGGGCATACAAGGAAAAATATGAAAAGGCTGGCATAATGGCATTGCTCGGATGCGGATTTGACCCGGGAGTTACCGGAGTTTTTGTAGCATATGCTCAAAAGCACTATTTCGATGAAATCCATACCATTGATATTGTCGATGCCAATGCCGGAGATCATGGTTATCCCTTTGCAACGAATTTCAACCCTGAAATAAACATCCGTGAAGTGACGGCAAAGGGAAGGTACTATGAGAATGGGGAATGGGTAGAGACAGATCCTCTTTCTGTGAAAAAAGTTTACGATCTTCCTCAGATAGGCCCGAAGAACATTTACCTGATGTATCATGAGGAGCTGGAATCGCTGGCTAAGAATATTAAAGGATTGAAAAGAATAAGGTTCTGGATGACGTTTTCGGACAATTATCTCACCCATCTGAAAGTGCTCCAGAATGTCGGAATGACTTCTATTGAGCCGATAAATTATGAAGGGCATGAGATAATACCCTTGCAGTTCCTGAAGGCCGTGCTTCCGGACCCGGCTACCTTGGGAGCCAGGACAAAGGGAAAGACGAATATAGGCTGCATCATACAGGGAGTAAAGGACGGAAAGCCGAGGACTTATTATGTTTACAATGTATGTGATCATGAAGAATGCTACAGGGAAGTAGGATCCCAGGCAATTTCCTACACTACGGGAGTTCCGGCCATGATAGGTGCCATGATGATGCTAAAAGGTATCTGGAAGAAGCCCGGAGTTTACAATGTCGAAGAGTTTGATCCGGATCCATTCATGGAAGCGCTGAACAAGTACGGACTTCCATGGCATGAAGATTTTTCACCGGCTCTGTTGGATTGA
- the nrdG gene encoding anaerobic ribonucleoside-triphosphate reductase activating protein, producing the protein MDTQIRIAGIIKESIVDGPGIRMVVFAQGCKHNCPGCHNPQTHSFEGGTLVPIDHILEIARKNPLLDGITLSGGEPFEQAEALAVLAREAKKLHLDVMTYTGYTYEYLVAKASDHKGWKDLLDESDILVDGRFELDKRNLLLKFRGSENQRIIDLKKTRESGKVVEVSWK; encoded by the coding sequence GTGGATACTCAAATCAGAATCGCAGGAATAATCAAAGAATCAATAGTGGACGGTCCGGGAATACGCATGGTGGTCTTTGCTCAAGGATGCAAACACAACTGTCCGGGCTGTCATAATCCCCAGACCCATTCCTTTGAAGGCGGTACCCTTGTGCCAATCGATCACATCCTGGAAATAGCAAGAAAAAACCCTCTGCTGGATGGCATAACCTTAAGCGGGGGCGAGCCTTTTGAGCAGGCGGAGGCCTTAGCTGTCCTTGCCCGGGAGGCAAAAAAGCTCCATCTGGATGTGATGACCTATACCGGTTATACCTACGAGTATCTCGTGGCAAAGGCATCAGACCATAAAGGCTGGAAAGACTTGCTGGATGAAAGCGACATACTGGTTGACGGCAGGTTTGAACTGGATAAAAGAAACCTGCTTTTAAAATTCAGAGGCTCGGAAAATCAGAGGATTATAGATTTGAAAAAAACCAGAGAAAGCGGCAAGGTTGTTGAAGTCAGTTGGAAATGA
- a CDS encoding efflux RND transporter permease subunit has translation MKSFARFIVEKRKGIIVVFALLALASLLCIPLVKVNYSLSTYLPEDMSTKKAMDVMKEEFTLAGTAQVMVENVTIPEAQKLKREIESVDGVKSVVWLDDVVDLHQPVEFFDKKTVENYYKDKAALFQIEFCEDDYSLKTGSALDRIKEIVGDRGAMAGTAVNTKVMRESTFKEVLTVTALVVPIFIIILLLTSQSWFEPVIYLLVIGISVLINMGTNIMIGDISFITQSSAAILQFALSMDYSLFLLHRFIEERQKGMDANEAMVSAIVSSFSSLLASSLTTLAGFAALMFMRYRIGLDMGLVLGKGILLSLISVLFLLPSITLCAYKLIERMRHSSFLFSHKKLGKGIIKARVVFLIIVCLLLVPAYLAQKSNKFLYGETALTSGEDTNAGRQAKKIEEKFGINNPVVLLVPKGSIANETALSEEFAGKGYISGVQGLVTLADPSIPQEMLPTEVLENFTSENYSRMILTLNIPVESEITFEAVEDIQDTVAKYYGEDYYLLGSSTSVSDIKRVVDRDFAVVNWISIAAVALIILFTFRSLSLPVLLVMAIEAAIWLNMAIPYFMDSSLSFIGYMIVSAIQLGATIDYAILLTNRYVDNRRSMGKREAAVKALCDSGWSVITSALILFVAGMGMSIVSSIKGVAELGLLVGRGAALSGAMAFLVIPQLLVVFDRLIRKTTGSGRYFTNSTAGEYNNHI, from the coding sequence ATGAAAAGTTTTGCCCGGTTTATAGTTGAAAAAAGAAAGGGAATCATAGTTGTTTTTGCTTTATTAGCTCTTGCGAGCCTTCTTTGCATTCCGTTGGTCAAAGTAAATTACAGCCTTAGCACCTATCTGCCGGAGGATATGAGCACCAAGAAGGCTATGGATGTCATGAAGGAGGAATTTACCCTGGCCGGCACCGCCCAGGTTATGGTAGAGAATGTGACTATTCCTGAAGCCCAAAAGCTTAAAAGGGAAATCGAAAGCGTTGATGGGGTAAAAAGCGTCGTATGGCTGGATGACGTGGTAGATCTGCACCAGCCCGTGGAGTTTTTTGATAAAAAGACCGTAGAAAACTATTACAAGGATAAGGCGGCACTTTTTCAAATAGAGTTTTGTGAGGACGATTACAGCCTCAAAACCGGAAGTGCCTTGGATAGAATAAAGGAGATAGTAGGCGACAGGGGAGCCATGGCGGGAACCGCTGTAAATACCAAGGTTATGCGTGAAAGCACCTTTAAAGAGGTATTAACCGTTACAGCGCTGGTAGTGCCCATCTTTATCATAATACTGCTGCTCACCTCCCAATCCTGGTTTGAACCGGTCATATATCTATTGGTCATAGGCATATCGGTCCTTATCAATATGGGCACAAATATCATGATTGGAGATATATCCTTTATCACCCAATCCAGCGCCGCTATTCTGCAGTTTGCCCTATCCATGGACTATTCTCTGTTTTTGCTGCACAGGTTCATTGAAGAACGGCAAAAGGGCATGGATGCCAATGAAGCTATGGTATCGGCCATCGTGAGCTCCTTTTCCTCCCTGTTGGCCAGCAGCCTTACCACATTGGCGGGTTTTGCGGCTCTGATGTTCATGCGATACAGGATTGGGCTGGATATGGGCCTTGTTCTGGGAAAGGGAATTTTGCTGAGCTTGATAAGCGTGCTGTTTCTCCTTCCCAGTATAACCCTGTGCGCATATAAACTGATAGAACGCATGCGCCATTCATCATTTTTGTTTTCCCATAAGAAGTTGGGCAAAGGTATAATCAAGGCAAGGGTTGTTTTCCTTATAATCGTTTGCCTGCTGCTTGTTCCGGCCTATCTTGCCCAGAAGTCCAATAAATTCCTTTACGGGGAGACGGCATTAACTTCGGGTGAGGATACTAATGCCGGACGTCAGGCGAAAAAGATAGAAGAGAAGTTCGGAATCAACAATCCGGTGGTATTGCTTGTGCCAAAGGGCAGCATCGCCAATGAAACGGCGCTTTCCGAAGAATTTGCGGGCAAAGGGTACATATCCGGTGTGCAGGGTTTGGTAACTCTGGCCGATCCTTCGATACCGCAGGAGATGTTGCCTACGGAAGTGCTGGAGAACTTCACGTCGGAAAACTACAGCAGGATGATTTTGACTTTGAACATCCCGGTGGAAAGCGAAATAACCTTTGAAGCGGTGGAGGACATCCAGGATACCGTCGCCAAATACTATGGGGAGGACTATTATCTTCTAGGTTCATCCACCAGCGTTTCGGATATCAAGAGGGTTGTGGACAGGGATTTCGCTGTGGTAAACTGGATTTCCATAGCAGCCGTCGCATTGATTATACTATTCACCTTCCGTTCCCTGTCCCTGCCGGTGCTTCTGGTTATGGCAATTGAGGCGGCCATATGGTTAAATATGGCGATACCTTATTTTATGGATTCATCCCTTTCTTTTATCGGCTACATGATTGTGAGCGCGATCCAGTTGGGGGCAACCATTGACTATGCCATACTCCTTACCAATCGGTATGTCGACAACAGGAGAAGCATGGGGAAAAGGGAAGCTGCTGTTAAGGCCCTGTGTGATTCCGGATGGTCGGTAATAACTTCAGCCCTCATTTTATTTGTGGCAGGGATGGGAATGAGCATAGTATCATCCATCAAAGGCGTTGCGGAACTGGGGCTGCTTGTGGGTAGGGGAGCGGCATTGAGCGGAGCCATGGCTTTTTTGGTCATACCTCAGCTTCTGGTGGTTTTTGACAGGCTTATAAGGAAGACTACCGGAAGCGGCAGATATTTTACAAATTCTACTGCAGGAGAATATAACAATCACATATAA
- the nspC gene encoding carboxynorspermidine decarboxylase, producing the protein MKIDFKSLPTPCYIVDEELLRKNLEILNSVQERTGCKILLAEKGFSMFSVFPLIGKYLKGITASSLFEARLGYEEMGKEVHIFSPAYIEEEFDEILRYCDHIVFNSFNQWNKYKDRVKNYKQKKIECGIRINPEYSEIETPIYNPCYENSRLGVTLANFRPDELDGIDGLHFHTMCEQGSDTLERTIKVVDEKFGKYIKNMKWINFGGGHHITRPGYDIETLVRCIMYFRDKYGVDVYLEPGEAVALNTGFLVAKVLDIMENGMKIAILDTSAACHMPDVLEMPYRPNIIDAGQPGEYPYTYRLGGLTCLAGDVIGDYSFKEPLKPGDRLVFCDMAHYTMVKNNTFNGVNLPSIVLNSEKEGIKVIRRFGYEDFKNRLS; encoded by the coding sequence ATGAAGATAGATTTTAAAAGCTTACCAACACCTTGCTATATAGTCGATGAAGAATTGCTTAGGAAAAATCTGGAGATATTGAATTCCGTGCAGGAACGCACGGGATGCAAGATTCTGCTTGCAGAAAAGGGATTTTCCATGTTCTCCGTATTTCCGCTGATAGGTAAATACCTGAAAGGTATAACTGCCAGCTCGCTGTTTGAGGCAAGGCTCGGTTATGAGGAGATGGGAAAGGAAGTCCATATCTTTTCACCGGCCTATATCGAGGAGGAATTTGATGAAATCCTGAGATACTGCGACCATATTGTTTTTAATTCCTTCAACCAATGGAACAAGTATAAGGACAGGGTGAAGAATTACAAACAAAAGAAAATTGAATGCGGAATCCGGATAAATCCTGAGTATTCGGAAATTGAAACTCCCATATATAATCCCTGTTATGAAAATTCCAGGCTGGGAGTCACTTTGGCAAATTTCCGGCCTGATGAGCTGGACGGCATCGACGGGCTGCATTTTCATACGATGTGCGAACAGGGATCGGATACCCTCGAGCGTACTATAAAAGTAGTGGATGAGAAGTTCGGAAAATATATTAAGAACATGAAATGGATCAATTTCGGCGGTGGGCATCATATCACCCGTCCGGGTTATGATATCGAAACCCTTGTCCGCTGCATCATGTACTTCAGGGATAAGTACGGGGTGGATGTTTATCTGGAGCCAGGGGAAGCAGTGGCATTGAACACCGGATTCCTCGTGGCAAAGGTTCTTGATATAATGGAGAACGGAATGAAAATTGCCATTCTGGATACTTCAGCGGCATGCCACATGCCCGACGTCCTGGAAATGCCGTACAGACCCAATATTATTGATGCAGGTCAGCCAGGCGAATACCCGTACACTTACAGGCTCGGAGGGCTTACATGCCTTGCCGGGGACGTGATCGGCGACTACTCCTTCAAGGAGCCTTTGAAGCCCGGAGATAGGCTGGTATTCTGCGATATGGCTCATTACACCATGGTTAAGAATAACACCTTCAATGGCGTTAATCTGCCTTCAATAGTTCTTAACAGCGAAAAGGAAGGGATTAAGGTTATAAGAAGGTTCGGCTATGAGGATTTCAAAAACCGGCTGTCGTAA
- a CDS encoding DedA family protein, whose protein sequence is MENWITNFMERFGYIGTFLMILIENVFPPIPSEVILTFGGFMTTNTSMNIPGVILFATAGSVLGAILLYGIGRLVNVKRLEKIIERWGYILRLKVEDIEKANAWFNRHGNGAVFICRMVPLMRSLISIPAGMSGMNFSIFLIYTLVGTLIWNTVLVVAGSILGESWGKIVEFMDVYSNITYVILGLAGIAVVALWIVKKKPFRKES, encoded by the coding sequence ATGGAAAACTGGATTACAAATTTTATGGAACGCTTTGGTTATATAGGCACCTTTCTCATGATTTTGATTGAGAATGTTTTTCCGCCCATACCTTCAGAAGTAATTCTTACCTTCGGGGGATTCATGACTACAAACACAAGCATGAATATTCCCGGTGTGATCTTATTCGCCACCGCCGGTTCTGTCTTAGGAGCAATTCTTCTTTATGGAATAGGAAGATTGGTCAATGTAAAACGCCTGGAAAAGATAATTGAACGGTGGGGCTATATCCTCCGGCTTAAGGTGGAAGATATAGAAAAAGCCAACGCCTGGTTCAACCGCCATGGCAATGGGGCTGTTTTCATCTGCAGAATGGTGCCTCTGATGCGAAGCCTTATCTCCATCCCTGCCGGCATGTCCGGAATGAATTTCAGCATTTTTTTGATTTATACCCTGGTGGGAACTTTGATTTGGAACACTGTGCTGGTGGTTGCCGGTTCAATCCTTGGAGAATCCTGGGGAAAGATCGTGGAATTTATGGATGTCTATTCCAACATAACGTATGTAATCCTGGGGCTGGCTGGAATAGCTGTAGTGGCCTTGTGGATTGTCAAGAAAAAGCCCTTTAGGAAGGAAAGCTGA
- a CDS encoding GNAT family N-acetyltransferase, with product MKLSSVKLRQEVFQSDAYKIIDWMEDEEVTKYLNERQNVGKSIRQVIYRLNMPILTHVFNQNGSFFMITTNQEESIGFLRLVPKERGAEIVVVIGEKEIWGKGLGPNAIIEGLKHAFFEWRVNEVIAKIRYDNVRSIKAFEKVGFTRDRELAREIQYSICMKRFLEMVA from the coding sequence ATGAAGCTCAGTAGTGTAAAACTGCGTCAGGAAGTGTTCCAATCTGATGCATATAAAATTATTGACTGGATGGAGGATGAGGAAGTAACGAAGTACCTGAATGAAAGGCAAAACGTTGGAAAAAGCATCCGACAGGTCATATACCGGCTGAATATGCCTATTCTTACCCATGTGTTCAACCAGAACGGAAGTTTTTTTATGATAACTACAAACCAGGAAGAGTCCATTGGATTTTTAAGGCTTGTTCCCAAGGAAAGAGGAGCGGAAATAGTGGTGGTTATTGGTGAAAAGGAGATATGGGGCAAGGGCTTAGGGCCTAATGCCATCATTGAAGGGCTGAAGCACGCATTTTTTGAGTGGAGGGTCAATGAGGTTATTGCCAAGATAAGATATGATAATGTGCGCTCCATAAAAGCATTTGAAAAAGTAGGTTTCACAAGGGACAGGGAACTTGCCCGGGAGATCCAGTACTCCATCTGCATGAAAAGATTCCTGGAGATGGTAGCATAA